The following is a genomic window from Deltaproteobacteria bacterium.
AAAAACGTCCTACCAATTCAAATTGTGGTCTAATTACGCACATTCCCCCCTTATCGTAATAACCGAATTTACCATTAATACTTACACTTGCCAGCCCTTCAGAAAAGCGATTAGCAGAACGAAACTGTGGCTTAATTAAATAATTTCCCAACCGATCGATGTAACCCCATTTTCCGCCTTTCAACTCTTTGTCAATAATCTTGCATCCAATATTTACAACGGCAACCTCTTCATAAAAGTCCCATGCATAATTAAATTGTGGCTTAATTACCACCTTTCCAATCCTGTCTACATAGCCATACTTACCATTCTGGATAATAGGAAACAGTTCGCTCCCTCTTTTCTTAACCCTAAAGACCCTTTTTTGGTGTTGAGATAAATCAGACATTTAATTCCTTTTTAACATGAATATGGAGTCACCTATGACCCTCGTGGGAATATCGTCGGTTATAGGGAGGATCGAATCAACTTCCTCATCGCCTCCACGGCCACGGCGATGGCGTTATCCTCCGCCCTTTCTCCCTGTGATCTCTTTGTCTCCCCTGCAAGGGTTCGGTTCACTAATACCCCTGTAACGCAGCCTCCCCTGAGTCCCAAGGTAGAACAGAGGGTCAAGACCGTTGCCGACTCCATCTCATAGTTTAGGGCATGAAGCCTTTGCCATTCTTCTAGGCTCCCCTGAAGTCCCCTGATGACATACTGGGAGTAGGTGTCATATCGCTCTTGCCCAGGGTAAAAGGTGTCCACGGACACGGTGATGCCGATATGGTAGTTGAATCCACCAGGAGGATTCACCTCCTGCGCTGCCTCTATTAGGGTTTGCAGGACCTCATGATGGGCTACTGCTGGATATTCTAGCGGGGCATAATGTGTGGAGGCACCATCCATCCTGACCGAGCCGGTGGTGATGATCACATCACCCACTTCGATCTCCCTTTGGATAGCGCCGGTGGTCCCCACACGGATGAATGTCATCACCCCCAACTGGGCCAATTCTTCGATGGCAATGGAGGTAGAGGGGCCACCGATACCCGTGGAGGTCACCAAGACGGGTATCCCTTCTATCCTACCCAACCAGCTTCTGAACTCCCTCTGATAGGCTATCTCTTTGCTCTGGGGATCAAAGGCCCTGGTCAATTTCGGCACCCTCTCCGGCGCCCCAGACAGAAAGGCGAATTCGGCACCCTGGATATCCTCTTTACCCAATGCGAGATGATGGGTATATTGATCCGTCATTTCAGCTTCTCACCTGCCTGTCTCACCCTTTTTCTTCTCCAGTGTTGAATGTCCTTGCAACTCCTGCATTCCCTCCTTATACCAATCCTGCTTTCCCATGGGACGACTCAAGTTCTCCAAAATATAAAATAATTCATCTTCGTCTTTTACTTTTTTGGTTCCCCTTAGCCTCAATCTAAGATCTTGAGCCTCGCGCAAATTTACCACAAACTCCTCGATGATAAACTCGAACCCAGGTGGCATATACAAACGAAACATCTCATATACCTCCCCTGTAACACCACGGTCCATGAAGACATCTTGGTCTATATAGCCCACGGGTATCCCTGGCCGTACATCTGGGTCCTCTGGGTCCAGTTCGAGATGCAACGGATCTACCCCCACATCCACCTCCACATCGATGCTAGAGGGTTTACCCGTCTCGAAATAGATGGTGGATGTAGTTACATTAGTAGGGATAAGCGGCCAAGCGGGAAAGTCGGAAAGTTGAATATTTGTTGTTGAGAGATAGCACCCAAGGAGGTAATTGAGGATGTGGATCTGCCCTTCCGGCACGATGGATTTCAAACGTTCAATAAATTTTTGGAGATCATTCATCATACTTATTCCCCTGTCTTTTGATCCACGCTTTGTACTCTTCTATTAACCTCCTGCCAAACTCCACTGGCTCTACGACCTTGATATATGGTATCCATTGCTTGAGAAAGAACTCTACCTCTTCAATGGCACCAACCCTGAACTCAACTATCAAACTCCCATCATCCTTTTCTTCCACTATCTCCTGGGTGGGGAAGAGCCTCTTGCGCAAAAAGTAATGTGATATCTCAGGATCGGTCTCTACCATCACCCTCAATCTCTTTTGAACCCTTATCCAGGGATTGAAGCTCTCCGCCACAACCCTGTCCACATCTCTCGGCATCTGAAATCGTTTGCGTCCTATTTTCACTCCTTCAATTTTGTCCAGGGCATAGCTCTTCCACTCACCCGTGGTGACCTCCTCACCAAGGAGATACCAGAAGCTATCGAAAAATGTCATCTTGTATGGCTTCACCTCCACCGTATAGGGGGAATAGACCTTATAGGTAAAGCTGACCACTTTCTCCTCCAGTATGGCCTTGAGAAGCCTCTTGAATGTCTCAGGGTCATCTATGCCCTCTGGGCCAGGTATTCCCAAAAAAACCGGCCCGCTTCTCCCATCCAGGACTTTATTTAACAATCGTTGCGCAGCATCCTTCATGGGGCTTCCCATTTTCTCTGAGAGATCCCGGAAAAGGAGGATTACAGCATATTCCTCATCGCTGAGGTAATCGAGGCTGAATTCCTTGCTCAGCTCATAGGTACCGCGAACATCTCCAAGCAGTATCGGGAGCCCAGAATTTCTGAGAATTTCTATATATCGCTGGATGGATCTTACAGTTATCCCCAATTCTTGGCTCAGCTCTTTTGTAGATACCTTTCACTTCTCCTTTAAGAGCATTAACACCCTGAGGATGTTATATATCCTGCTCCCTTTCATAAATCATTATTCCTTTCTGACGATATTACAAAGATAGCAAAATATACGTTTGGTTGGAAGCCTAAAACGACAAAAGTATGTCGCCATTAACTAATAATGGGGCGACTGCCTTCGCTATAGTATTTAGGTTCTGCCGACTCTATGTTCAACCAAAGGCTACACCTTGTCTTTCTTACCAGTATTGTGCAAATATTACCTTGTGGAAGGTAGTTAAGCTTCAACCCTTTCATCTTCCTGGTGTCCAAGAAAGGAAGGGGGCGATACCAGAAGAAAGTGTTAGCACATCCTTAACCCGAGCCGTAAAATGTCTAGCTCAATTAGAAAGCACTGTTGTTAATAAGAAAGGAGACAAGATGAAAAGATATACGATATTTCTCGCGATTGTTTTTTCTTTTTTATGTCTTGTCCTGAGTGAGGTAAGAGCTGCGGAAACACTGACCTGGGAAGACTGTGTCAAAGAAGCAAAGGAAAAACACCCTGATTTAATTTCTGCAGAAGAAAAATTAAATCAGGCTAAAGCTGATAGAACAATTGTTACAAGTAACATTTTGCCTCAGATAAGCAGTGAAATAAGTCAAAGCACCTCAAAAACAGCCGTCAAAAACAAGACTGATACATATTCGTATGGCGTAACAGTAAAGCAGTTGTTATTCGATGGTCTTAAAACTCCATATGATATAGCTGCTGCCTCAAAAAATGTAAAATCAGCGCAATACAACCATGAAGTAACCTCATCTGATGTAAGATTGAGACTACGAACAGCCTTTATTGAGCTTTTGAGAGCTCAGGAACTTTTAAACATTACAGAAGATATTTTTAGGCGCAGAAAGCAGAACATAGATTTGGTAAGATTGCGTTATGAGGGAGGAAGAGAACACAAAGGATCGTTATTAACTGCGCAAGCTGATTTAGCCCAGGCTGAATTTGAGGTTGCTCAGGCCAAGCGAAATATTGACTTAGCTCAGAGACAATTAACGAAGGAATTAGGTCGAATGGAACTAAAACCAATACGGGTAATAGGAGATTTTGAGATTATCGATGCGAAACGAGAGAGACCTAATTTTGAAGTCTTGGCGGCAAGCACCCCTTTTCTAAAGGCCCTGATTGCCGAAAAAGAGGCAGCAAGGCTTGGGTTAAAATCTGCGAAGGCGGAGTTCTTCCCCCAAGTTTACGCAAATATGAGTGCAGGAAGAATTGATTCGGACTGGCCGCCAGACCAGGATGAATGGTCGGTTGGTGTAACCCTCACTTTTCCTCTCTTCGAAGGCGGTCGCCGATGGGCAGAGGTTTCTAAGGCCAGGGCCGTATTGAACCAAGTACAGGCAGATGAGAGAAGCAGTCGAGACAGCGTTATCCTGACTTTAGAAGAGACCTGGACAAATTTGCAGGATACAATGGATACAGTTGCGGTGCAGAAAAAATTCTTACGAGCAGCTGAAGAACGGGCAAAGATAGCCCAAGCACAATATTCAAACGGCCTTATCTCATTTGACAACTGGACAATCATCGAGGATGATTTAGTGCGAGCTAAAAAATCTTTTTTGGATGCTCAGACCAATACATTAATTGCTGAAGCTGAGTGGATCCAAGCAAAAGGAGGGACATTAGATTATGGGGAATAAAAGATGGAAAATTGTCCTCAGCATATTGATTGTCGTCAGTTTGAGTATAATTTTAGTAATAGCATTAAAACAAAAAAAGACCTCTGTTGGGGGTATAAAAGTGATAAGCCCCATATATGACACAGTCCAAACCTTTATATCGACAACAGGCACGGTGCAGCCCCAAAACCGTTTAGAGATAAAGCCGCCGATTAACGGCCGGGTTGAAAGGGTTTTTGTACAAGAGGGAGAACGAGTAACGGTTGGTCAGACCTTAGCATTGATGAGTTCAACTGAAAGGGCTGCGCTTTTAGATGCCGCCAGAGCACAAGGTGAAGAAACATTAGCGTATTGGCAGGAGGTGTATAAACCTACTCCTCTCATAGCCCCTATTAACGGAGAAGTAATCGTCAGAGCTGTTGAGCCAGGTCAAACTGTTACTTCAGGTGATGCTGTCATTGTATTATCGGATCGCCTCATTGTCCAGGCACAGGTTGATGAGACTGATATCGGGAAAGTGAGACTCGGTCAGGCAGCAATTATTAGCTTGGATGCATATCCTGAAATGAAAGTAAGGGCAACTGTCGACCATATAGCCTATGAATCTAAAATTGTTAGTAATGTTACCATCTATGAAGTCGACATACTTCCTGAAAAGGTACCACCGTTGTTTCGCTCAGGCATGAGTGCTACTGTAGATATAATAGAGCAAAGTAAAGAAAATATCCTCATTATACCTATTGATGCAGTGAGGCAAGATGAAGAGGGGAGCTTTGTTCTTATAAGCCCGGGTAGTGGGGAAAAACCGGTTCAGCGCAGAGTTAACCTCGGCATTTCAGATGAGAAGAATGTAGAAGTTCTTTCAGGGCTGGATGTAAAAGATAAAATAATCATTGAGACCCAAACATTACTACCCTCAAAAAGAAAAGGGGCGGGAAGCAGTCCTTTGACGCCTTTCGGTAGGAAAAAGCGGTAGGGGAAAATATGATCGAACTAAAAAATATAACCAAGACCTACCAGATGGGCAACGTACGGGTGCAAGCATTACATAACGTGTCTTTAAAGATTGCACCTGGAGAATTTGTTGCCGTCATGGGGCCTTCAGGCTCGGGAAAATCAACCCTATTGCATATCGTGGGCTTTTTAGATAGGCCTGATTCAGGCTCATACCATTTAGGTGCAAAAGAAATAACTGAACTCACCGATGAAGAATTGGCCATATTAAGAAACCGATTAGCAGGCTTCGTCTTTCAGCAATTTCATCTCCTTCCCCGCATCAGTGCCTTAGAAAATGCACAGCTCCCCTTGATCTATGCGGGAAAACGTCACCTCAGGGGAAAAGCTCACGAAACGATCAAAGACGTAGGCCTGTCACAAAGAGCATCTCATCGGCCAAACGAGTTATCAGGAGGTGAACAGCAGCGGGTTGCCATTGCCAGATCCTTAGTGAATGAACCGCTCATTATCTTAGCGGATGAGCCAACAGGCAACCTTGACACAAAAAGCGAGGAAGAGATCATCGCAATTTTGGAGGCGCTCAATCAAAACGGTAAAACCATCGTCATGGTTACCCATGAAAAAGAAATTGCTGAGCGCGCACAGAGAATTATCCGCATGCGTGATGGTGAGATTATCTCTGATAAAAGAATCAAGACTAAGCGCAAAAAGTCTCTTTCAGTTCATCAGAAGATCTCAATAGATAATATCTTAACTGAATCGCGGCAAACGTTAGCTAAGGCAGCCTTTAGAGACCACTTCCGGCAAGCCCTCCATGCAATCTTTTCACATAAGATGCGCTCGTTCCTCTCTATGCTCGGCATTCTTATTGGCATTGCGTCGGTCATTGCAATGCTGGCTATTGGTCAAGGAGCAAAGGAGTCTATTTCTAAAAGCTTGGCTTCATTAGGATCAAATCTCTTAATCGTAAGGCCTGGTTCCAGCCAGCTGCGCGGGGTAGCCTTAGAAGCTGGGGCTGTTACCCGTTTTACCTTGCAGGACGCAGATGCCATAGCCAAGCTCTCGAGTACAGTAAAGCGAGTATCTCCTTCGGTCAGGGGTCGTGGACAACTTGTATACGGCAGTAAAAACTGGAACACACAGGTCCAAGGCACAGGAATAGAGTATGCACCGATGCGGGCATCGGTCCCCACGATAGGAAGGTTTTTCAGCGAAGAGGAATTACGGATGCGAAAAAAGGTGGTGGTAATCGGCGCCACCGTCGTTAAAGAACTCTTCGGAAATGCCAATCCGATCGGCAGTGTGATAAAAATCAATCGCATCAATTTCAGGGTTATCGGCATCTTGCCGGAGAAAGGCGCTTCCGCCTGGCGTGACCGAGATGATCTAGTAGTTATCCCCATTACGACCGCTATGTACCGACTCTTAGGAAAACAATATATCGATTCTATAGATGTAGAAGTACGGGATCCTCGTATAATGGAAGAGGCCCAAGAGACAATACGCAAACTCATTATAAAACGCCACCGTCTGAATAAAGAAAAAGAAGATACCTTTTACATTCGCAACATGGCCGAAATTCAAGAAACCCTCCAAAGCACCACTCGAACCATGACATGGCTTTTAGGCTCTATTGCCGCCATCGCCCTGTTAGTCGGAGGAATAGGTATAATGAATATTATGCTCGTCTCTGTATCTGAGCGCACCAGAGAAATAGGCCTGCGGAAGGCGATAGGAGCAAACAAGATGGATATACTGGCTCAATTTCTTATTGAGTCTGTATTGATGACTGTGAGCGGAGGAATAGTCGGGATTCTATTCGGCGGAGTTATATCTATGCTGCTTGCTCTCTTGGCTGGTTGGGCGACAAAGGTTTCTATATTTGCTATAGTGCTCGCCACAACATTTTCTCTCATTGTCGGAATAGGTTTTGGCCTCTGGCCAGCTCGCCAAGCTGCAAGACTCAATCCTATTGAGGCATTAAGATATGAATAATAAAGAAAACCCTTATTACTATCGTATTATAAAAGGACACACTAATTGACTTTTTATATCGAGCTAATTTAATACTAAGAAGCTCCCGTTTTCAACGGGAAGCGAAACACTGCACCGAGGCAGGCTCACAGGAGGCATTTCATGATCACAAGGGAACTTATTAGAGGGCTTAAGGAGAAGCTGAGAAACAGCTCTGAGCTGAACGAAGAAGGTACCTCAAAATTAAGGAAGCAACGCACCAGAAACGCTCGCAGAAGAAGAGGCCATTACGGAATCCCTTTTGACTTTATAGCAAATATTGCCTGCTCTGTCTTTGCCACGGCATCAGGCGATTCTTGTTCAAGGCTTATCTTCGCTTCTTCAATCAACTGATTCAACCGGGAATCAAGCCTTCCCGACCTCATAACACAATCCAGATAACCACCATATACATATCGGTTAAACTTAAACCGCAACTGTTCTATCGGAGATAGTGCCTGGTAGCCTGCAATCGCTGCAAGCATTTCCTCTTTCCTTGTTGATAACCTTCCCTTGGTAGTAAAGAGGACATTTGTCATCTGAAGTGTCTCAATAGTGCAATCGAATGTCAAACCCTCAATGATCTGTCTTAGCTCATCAACCATTTGATCTTCAGTTGGAGCTTTAAAATCTCCTGATTCCCATCGTTCATAGAGTGGTGAACCCTCGATAATAGCTAAGCTTCTTATCCTAACTTCAGTGGGCTTTATCTGATTTAAAACGTTAATGGTTCCCGAAACATGTTGTTTCACTAACGTCTCATCGTTGCCTGCGAGGCCAGGCATAACAAACGCGGCTAGATTTATTCCCGCCTCTATTACTTTTTGACCGCCTCTAATGTGTTCTGTGCTCGTCACCCCTTTTTTCATATATCTCAAGACTTCGTCACAACCCGATTCTATTCCGACAAACAACCAGGAAAGTCCCGCTTCCTTTAATGCCCTCAATTCTTCACGAGACCTTTGGGCACAGGTCTTTGACCTGGCATAACACGTGATCGTCTGAATTGTCGGGAATGTCTCTTT
Proteins encoded in this region:
- the udp gene encoding uridine phosphorylase; its protein translation is MTDQYTHHLALGKEDIQGAEFAFLSGAPERVPKLTRAFDPQSKEIAYQREFRSWLGRIEGIPVLVTSTGIGGPSTSIAIEELAQLGVMTFIRVGTTGAIQREIEVGDVIITTGSVRMDGASTHYAPLEYPAVAHHEVLQTLIEAAQEVNPPGGFNYHIGITVSVDTFYPGQERYDTYSQYVIRGLQGSLEEWQRLHALNYEMESATVLTLCSTLGLRGGCVTGVLVNRTLAGETKRSQGERAEDNAIAVAVEAMRKLIRSSL
- a CDS encoding efflux RND transporter periplasmic adaptor subunit, which encodes MGNKRWKIVLSILIVVSLSIILVIALKQKKTSVGGIKVISPIYDTVQTFISTTGTVQPQNRLEIKPPINGRVERVFVQEGERVTVGQTLALMSSTERAALLDAARAQGEETLAYWQEVYKPTPLIAPINGEVIVRAVEPGQTVTSGDAVIVLSDRLIVQAQVDETDIGKVRLGQAAIISLDAYPEMKVRATVDHIAYESKIVSNVTIYEVDILPEKVPPLFRSGMSATVDIIEQSKENILIIPIDAVRQDEEGSFVLISPGSGEKPVQRRVNLGISDEKNVEVLSGLDVKDKIIIETQTLLPSKRKGAGSSPLTPFGRKKR
- a CDS encoding TolC family protein, with product MKRYTIFLAIVFSFLCLVLSEVRAAETLTWEDCVKEAKEKHPDLISAEEKLNQAKADRTIVTSNILPQISSEISQSTSKTAVKNKTDTYSYGVTVKQLLFDGLKTPYDIAAASKNVKSAQYNHEVTSSDVRLRLRTAFIELLRAQELLNITEDIFRRRKQNIDLVRLRYEGGREHKGSLLTAQADLAQAEFEVAQAKRNIDLAQRQLTKELGRMELKPIRVIGDFEIIDAKRERPNFEVLAASTPFLKALIAEKEAARLGLKSAKAEFFPQVYANMSAGRIDSDWPPDQDEWSVGVTLTFPLFEGGRRWAEVSKARAVLNQVQADERSSRDSVILTLEETWTNLQDTMDTVAVQKKFLRAAEERAKIAQAQYSNGLISFDNWTIIEDDLVRAKKSFLDAQTNTLIAEAEWIQAKGGTLDYGE
- a CDS encoding radical SAM protein gives rise to the protein MDTAQVDNYSIDIGPMGPIGEGEALILRVTRNCPWNRCLFCPVYKEKRFSYRNVPEIKSDINAVKRIVELIETTSWDIGFSGRIKGEILQEVIRSHPEIYGEDPYHTTQDNWLALSSLNNVANWLCYGAKRVFLQDANALIMRPGELIEVLTYLKETFPTIQTITCYARSKTCAQRSREELRALKEAGLSWLFVGIESGCDEVLRYMKKGVTSTEHIRGGQKVIEAGINLAAFVMPGLAGNDETLVKQHVSGTINVLNQIKPTEVRIRSLAIIEGSPLYERWESGDFKAPTEDQMVDELRQIIEGLTFDCTIETLQMTNVLFTTKGRLSTRKEEMLAAIAGYQALSPIEQLRFKFNRYVYGGYLDCVMRSGRLDSRLNQLIEEAKISLEQESPDAVAKTEQAIFAIKSKGIP
- a CDS encoding WYL domain-containing protein → MGITVRSIQRYIEILRNSGLPILLGDVRGTYELSKEFSLDYLSDEEYAVILLFRDLSEKMGSPMKDAAQRLLNKVLDGRSGPVFLGIPGPEGIDDPETFKRLLKAILEEKVVSFTYKVYSPYTVEVKPYKMTFFDSFWYLLGEEVTTGEWKSYALDKIEGVKIGRKRFQMPRDVDRVVAESFNPWIRVQKRLRVMVETDPEISHYFLRKRLFPTQEIVEEKDDGSLIVEFRVGAIEEVEFFLKQWIPYIKVVEPVEFGRRLIEEYKAWIKRQGNKYDE
- a CDS encoding ABC transporter permease, encoding MIELKNITKTYQMGNVRVQALHNVSLKIAPGEFVAVMGPSGSGKSTLLHIVGFLDRPDSGSYHLGAKEITELTDEELAILRNRLAGFVFQQFHLLPRISALENAQLPLIYAGKRHLRGKAHETIKDVGLSQRASHRPNELSGGEQQRVAIARSLVNEPLIILADEPTGNLDTKSEEEIIAILEALNQNGKTIVMVTHEKEIAERAQRIIRMRDGEIISDKRIKTKRKKSLSVHQKISIDNILTESRQTLAKAAFRDHFRQALHAIFSHKMRSFLSMLGILIGIASVIAMLAIGQGAKESISKSLASLGSNLLIVRPGSSQLRGVALEAGAVTRFTLQDADAIAKLSSTVKRVSPSVRGRGQLVYGSKNWNTQVQGTGIEYAPMRASVPTIGRFFSEEELRMRKKVVVIGATVVKELFGNANPIGSVIKINRINFRVIGILPEKGASAWRDRDDLVVIPITTAMYRLLGKQYIDSIDVEVRDPRIMEEAQETIRKLIIKRHRLNKEKEDTFYIRNMAEIQETLQSTTRTMTWLLGSIAAIALLVGGIGIMNIMLVSVSERTREIGLRKAIGANKMDILAQFLIESVLMTVSGGIVGILFGGVISMLLALLAGWATKVSIFAIVLATTFSLIVGIGFGLWPARQAARLNPIEALRYE